In Methylomonas sp. MK1, the following are encoded in one genomic region:
- the uvrC gene encoding excinuclease ABC subunit UvrC produces the protein MTETHPGEFDAKAFLKTLTQRPGIYKMLDEKGEIIYIGKAKNLKNRVSSYFRSQNASPKQQAMVAKVAGIEVTVTHTEGEALLLESQQIKRHKPRYNISLRDDKSYPYVFISSFHDFPQLTFHRGAKKRRGKYFGPYPSASAVKETLKLLQKIFPVRQCEDSYYSARSRPCLQHQIERCTAPCVGLVSKEQYANDVENTILFLEGQGGLLIDRLVGKMETAAAQLEFEQAAAYRDQIARLRAVLEKHCVEGEKGDVDIVACAAKNGAACVQVFFIRNGQHLGNRQFFPKIGDENQPEEILQAFIAQYYLDKTVPHELIVSHALPESALLAEVLAEQAKHAVAIANNVRGERMKWLQMAMTNADSALNARLADRQGLQGRFISLQQELGCDITPSRLECFDISHTQGEQTVASCVVFDREGPVKSDYRRFNIDGITAGDDYAAIHQAVFRRFSRLKNGEHPAPDILLIDGGKGQVAEAEKALAELEINDVMIVGVAKGPDRKAGMEKIILVGNRQPLDVTPGASALLLIQQIRDEAHRFAITGHRQRRGKVNKQSVLEDIAGLGPKRRQVLLKQFGGLQGVSSAGVDALASIDGISRQLAQRIYDTFHHQDGH, from the coding sequence GTGACTGAAACTCATCCGGGCGAATTCGACGCCAAAGCCTTTTTGAAGACGCTAACCCAGCGTCCCGGCATTTATAAGATGTTGGATGAGAAAGGCGAGATCATCTACATAGGCAAAGCCAAGAACCTAAAAAATCGGGTTTCCAGTTATTTCAGAAGTCAAAATGCTTCGCCCAAACAGCAGGCCATGGTGGCCAAGGTTGCCGGGATAGAAGTAACCGTTACCCATACGGAGGGCGAAGCCTTGCTGCTGGAAAGTCAGCAGATCAAACGCCACAAACCGCGCTACAACATCAGTTTGCGTGACGACAAGTCCTATCCCTACGTATTCATTTCTAGCTTTCATGATTTTCCGCAACTGACCTTTCATCGCGGGGCCAAGAAGCGCCGTGGCAAATATTTCGGGCCGTATCCCAGCGCCAGTGCGGTGAAGGAAACCTTGAAGTTATTGCAAAAAATTTTCCCGGTGCGGCAATGCGAGGATTCTTATTACAGCGCCCGCTCTCGGCCTTGTCTGCAACACCAGATTGAGCGCTGCACGGCGCCTTGCGTGGGACTGGTTAGCAAAGAGCAATATGCTAACGATGTGGAAAATACGATTCTGTTTCTGGAGGGGCAGGGCGGCTTACTGATTGATCGCTTGGTGGGCAAAATGGAAACTGCCGCCGCCCAGTTGGAGTTCGAGCAGGCTGCCGCTTATCGCGATCAAATCGCCCGTTTGCGCGCGGTGTTGGAAAAACATTGTGTGGAGGGTGAAAAAGGCGATGTGGACATTGTCGCGTGTGCGGCGAAAAACGGCGCGGCTTGTGTACAGGTGTTTTTTATCCGTAATGGCCAACATTTGGGCAACCGGCAGTTTTTTCCAAAAATCGGCGATGAAAACCAGCCCGAGGAAATCTTACAGGCTTTTATCGCCCAATATTATTTGGATAAAACCGTACCTCATGAATTGATCGTCAGTCATGCCTTGCCGGAATCCGCTTTGTTGGCCGAGGTGCTGGCCGAACAGGCTAAACATGCTGTAGCGATTGCCAATAACGTGCGCGGCGAACGGATGAAGTGGTTGCAAATGGCGATGACCAACGCCGACAGCGCGCTAAACGCCAGGCTGGCTGATCGGCAAGGTTTGCAAGGCCGCTTTATCAGTTTGCAGCAAGAACTGGGCTGCGACATCACACCAAGTCGCTTGGAGTGTTTTGATATTAGTCATACCCAAGGCGAACAGACTGTGGCGTCTTGTGTGGTGTTCGATAGAGAAGGGCCGGTGAAATCCGACTATCGACGCTTTAATATCGATGGCATCACTGCCGGCGATGACTATGCGGCGATTCATCAGGCGGTTTTTAGACGCTTCAGTCGATTGAAGAATGGCGAGCATCCAGCCCCGGACATCCTTTTAATAGACGGCGGCAAAGGCCAAGTCGCCGAGGCGGAAAAGGCTTTGGCTGAATTGGAGATAAACGATGTTATGATAGTGGGCGTCGCCAAGGGCCCTGATCGCAAAGCCGGAATGGAGAAAATTATTCTGGTCGGTAATAGGCAACCTTTGGACGTGACACCGGGTGCTTCCGCCTTGTTATTGATTCAACAGATTCGCGATGAAGCGCATCGTTTTGCGATAACGGGACACAGGCAGCGACGCGGTAAGGTTAACAAACAATCGGTACTGGAAGATATTGCCGGACTGGGGCCGAAAAGAAGACAGGTTTTGCTGAAACAGTTTGGCGGGTTACAGGGTGTGTCCAGCGCGGGTGTGGATGCTTTAGCCAGTATAGATGGCATTAGCCGACAATTAGCGCAGCGAATTTACGATACATTTCACCATCAAGATGGCCATTAG
- a CDS encoding uracil-DNA glycosylase — translation MTYSSYFKQDCQACPRLSEFLGEVRAKYPAYHALPVAPFGDPEARLLVVGLAPGMHGANATGRPFTGDYAGLLLYQALYDFGYSNQLASTNLADGLQLSNCRITNAVKCLPPQNKPTGEEIKQCNPYLAAEIKTLPKHSVILALGNIAHQAVLRAYELKSSAAKFAHHVSFQLPDGNTLVSSYHCSRYNVQTKRLNMEMLAAVFVTIQNLLAARD, via the coding sequence ATGACTTATTCATCCTATTTCAAGCAAGACTGCCAGGCATGCCCGCGGTTAAGCGAATTTCTCGGCGAGGTGCGGGCTAAGTATCCTGCTTATCATGCCTTACCGGTGGCGCCGTTCGGCGATCCGGAAGCGCGCTTGCTGGTTGTTGGCTTAGCGCCGGGTATGCACGGCGCGAACGCCACCGGCAGACCGTTTACCGGCGACTATGCCGGCTTGTTGCTGTATCAGGCTTTGTACGATTTCGGTTACAGCAATCAATTGGCATCGACAAATTTGGCCGATGGTTTGCAGCTTAGCAATTGCCGGATTACCAATGCAGTGAAATGTTTGCCGCCGCAAAACAAACCCACCGGCGAGGAGATTAAACAATGCAATCCTTATCTGGCCGCGGAAATTAAAACCCTGCCGAAACATTCGGTGATATTGGCCTTGGGTAATATCGCTCATCAAGCGGTGTTGCGTGCTTATGAATTGAAGAGCAGCGCGGCTAAATTCGCTCATCACGTCAGCTTTCAATTGCCGGACGGCAACACGTTGGTTAGTTCTTACCATTGCAGTCGCTATAACGTGCAAACCAAGCGCCTGAACATGGAGATGTTGGCGGCGGTGTTTGTAACCATTCAAAATTTGCTGGCTGCCCGTGACTGA